A stretch of the Sulfurimonas sp. HSL3-1 genome encodes the following:
- a CDS encoding SPFH domain-containing protein, which produces MVSLYLIGVFALVIIVTLYKGIKVVPQGEEWVIERLGKFYRTLTPGLNLIIPYIDGVRERMTTRDIILDVPQQEVITMDNAVILTNAIAFIRVTRPSDAVYGVEDFRMAIVNLVMTTLRSIIGEMKLDEALSNRDMIKARLKEQIIDDVADWGVTVKSVEIQDISPSPSMQKAMEQQAAAERERRAVVTKADGNKNAMILEAEGKLEAAKLEAQAQVALAQASAEAIARISESIQEKELPAMFLLGDRYIAALEKLSESQNGKFVVYPADVQQAVKGMLGSVFK; this is translated from the coding sequence ATGGTTTCACTCTATCTTATCGGCGTCTTCGCCCTGGTTATTATCGTCACGCTCTACAAAGGGATCAAAGTCGTCCCTCAGGGCGAGGAGTGGGTCATCGAGCGGCTGGGCAAGTTCTACCGGACCCTCACCCCGGGGCTCAATCTCATTATCCCCTACATCGACGGCGTGCGCGAGCGGATGACGACGCGGGACATCATCCTCGACGTCCCGCAGCAGGAGGTCATTACGATGGATAACGCCGTCATCCTCACCAACGCCATCGCCTTTATACGGGTGACGCGCCCCTCTGACGCGGTCTACGGTGTCGAGGATTTCCGCATGGCCATCGTCAACCTCGTTATGACGACGCTGCGTTCCATTATCGGGGAGATGAAGCTGGACGAGGCGCTTTCCAACCGCGATATGATCAAGGCCCGCCTGAAAGAGCAGATCATCGACGACGTCGCCGACTGGGGCGTCACCGTCAAGTCCGTCGAGATCCAGGACATCAGCCCGAGCCCTTCCATGCAAAAAGCGATGGAACAACAGGCCGCCGCAGAGCGCGAACGCCGTGCCGTCGTCACCAAGGCCGATGGGAACAAGAATGCCATGATCCTGGAAGCCGAAGGGAAGCTCGAGGCCGCCAAGCTCGAAGCGCAGGCCCAGGTCGCGCTGGCCCAGGCCTCTGCCGAAGCGATCGCCCGTATTTCGGAATCGATCCAGGAGAAGGAGCTGCCCGCCATGTTCCTGCTCGGCGACCGTTACATTGCCGCACTGGAGAAACTGAGCGAGAGCCAGAACGGCAAATTCGTCGTCTATCCCGCAGACGTTCAGCAGGCGGTCAAAGGGATGCTCGGCAGCGTCTTCAAATAA
- a CDS encoding NfeD family protein — protein MLDWLNANVEWWHWVILGMVLIGLETMALTFLLLGIGVAAILTGTLAYLFDLSFSTELLIWSILSTLFVVGWWRFIRQRTVSESGQPNYRVDTKGTVTEGIEPPQRGKVLFDIPVLGNREWPAFADEPLAVGTKVRIVDVSGQLIKVTPLKEN, from the coding sequence ATGCTCGATTGGTTGAACGCAAACGTGGAGTGGTGGCACTGGGTGATCCTGGGGATGGTGCTGATAGGCCTGGAGACGATGGCGCTGACCTTTCTGCTGCTGGGAATCGGCGTCGCCGCGATCCTGACGGGGACGCTGGCCTATCTCTTTGATCTTTCATTTTCTACGGAACTGCTGATTTGGTCGATCCTCTCCACGCTCTTTGTCGTGGGGTGGTGGCGTTTTATACGGCAACGGACCGTGTCGGAGAGCGGTCAGCCCAATTACAGGGTCGACACAAAGGGGACCGTCACCGAGGGGATCGAACCGCCCCAAAGGGGAAAAGTGCTCTTTGATATCCCTGTCCTGGGCAACCGCGAATGGCCCGCCTTCGCCGACGAGCCGCTCGCCGTAGGCACCAAAGTTCGTATTGTCGACGTCAGCGGCCAGCTGATCAAAGTGACCCCCCTCAAGGAGAACTAA
- a CDS encoding VWA domain-containing protein: MTFLHPEFFYLMLPPVLVLFYFILTQKEPAAELFAGPVFERLRVNEKRFSLRQRNLIYLAIFVLLIAAMSQPVLTEATAVVKAPDEALTVAVDISASMQTEDVYPSRAAVAKTKLLALVARAKREQIGVLAFGRDIYAVVPPTADKSALTALLEDFASDTYAEKGTDIMALLAAANGVMGKTGRKNLLLLTDGGDGRDFSEAIAYANAQKLHLYILGIGTAQGGVLQQNGTPALRGKRPVRTVLNPALRSLAASTGGFYVDMTVGSRDVAALLYELRRHAEGGETGVKEIRRYGQLYILPLGLALFLLLVANASMSRRERVAVPPALLLGVLLFGHTATLRAESFDYELLETAQHYYEQGDYDRAARAFYRYGVRKDNDPQAMYDSAHALYRAGRYDAAAALWGRIRTKERLLQFATLHNLGNARAMQGGRENLEAAIKVYQKALYLQNDPQTRENLSIVRGRLMRLVQAERRRNAAAAMTETGGEHSASDASSPAGGAQAPSAQTETSEGQEAKPSEASGEAKTAAMSDYEAAMWRQSLQRQTRTHLYKISPKRAGGGDHVDPW; this comes from the coding sequence ACCCAGAAGGAGCCGGCGGCGGAGCTCTTTGCCGGCCCGGTTTTCGAACGGCTCCGGGTGAATGAAAAACGCTTCTCCCTCCGTCAGCGAAACCTGATTTATCTGGCCATATTCGTTTTGCTGATTGCCGCCATGTCCCAGCCGGTCCTTACCGAGGCTACGGCCGTCGTGAAGGCGCCGGACGAGGCGTTGACGGTCGCCGTCGACATCTCGGCATCCATGCAGACGGAGGACGTCTACCCCTCCCGCGCCGCCGTCGCGAAAACGAAGCTGCTTGCACTGGTCGCGCGGGCGAAAAGAGAACAAATAGGGGTACTGGCCTTCGGCCGGGACATCTATGCCGTAGTGCCGCCAACGGCGGACAAAAGTGCGCTGACGGCGCTGCTGGAAGATTTCGCGTCCGATACCTACGCCGAGAAGGGGACCGATATCATGGCGCTGCTGGCCGCGGCGAACGGCGTGATGGGCAAGACGGGGCGGAAAAATCTTCTTTTGCTTACCGACGGAGGCGACGGTCGCGACTTCTCCGAAGCGATCGCCTACGCGAATGCGCAGAAGCTCCACCTCTACATCCTCGGGATTGGGACGGCGCAGGGGGGTGTACTGCAGCAAAACGGTACCCCTGCCCTGCGGGGGAAGAGGCCGGTCCGGACGGTACTGAACCCTGCTTTGCGCTCCCTGGCCGCATCCACGGGCGGCTTTTATGTTGATATGACGGTGGGCTCCCGTGACGTGGCAGCACTGCTCTATGAGCTTCGCCGCCATGCCGAAGGGGGCGAGACGGGGGTCAAGGAGATCCGCCGGTACGGTCAGCTCTATATCCTGCCGCTGGGGCTGGCGCTCTTTTTGCTGCTCGTGGCGAACGCCTCCATGAGCCGCCGCGAGCGCGTGGCCGTGCCTCCGGCACTGCTGCTGGGGGTTCTGCTGTTCGGACATACGGCAACGCTGCGGGCGGAGTCCTTTGACTATGAACTGCTGGAGACGGCGCAGCACTATTATGAGCAGGGCGATTACGATCGCGCGGCCCGCGCCTTTTACCGCTACGGCGTACGTAAGGATAACGACCCCCAAGCGATGTACGACAGCGCCCATGCCCTCTACCGTGCGGGCAGATACGACGCGGCCGCGGCATTGTGGGGACGGATCCGCACCAAGGAGCGGCTGCTGCAGTTTGCAACCCTGCACAATCTGGGGAACGCCCGGGCGATGCAGGGCGGCAGGGAGAACCTTGAAGCGGCGATCAAGGTGTACCAGAAGGCGCTCTACCTCCAAAACGACCCGCAGACGCGGGAGAACCTCTCCATCGTCCGGGGGCGGCTGATGCGCCTGGTGCAGGCGGAGCGACGCCGCAATGCAGCGGCCGCAATGACGGAAACGGGCGGGGAACACAGTGCCTCCGACGCTTCCTCTCCGGCAGGCGGCGCACAGGCCCCTTCCGCGCAGACGGAAACATCCGAGGGGCAGGAGGCAAAGCCCTCCGAAGCCTCGGGCGAAGCGAAGACGGCGGCGATGAGCGATTACGAGGCGGCGATGTGGCGCCAATCGCTGCAGCGGCAGACCCGGACGCACCTCTACAAGATCTCGCCGAAGCGCGCGGGGGGAGGCGACCATGTCGATCCGTGGTAA